GAATGGACCTAACTAAGAGTATTCGTTTCGTAATCATATAACCACGATAGCGATTTTAACCTGCCATTTTAATACTTCTCTAGTCCAGCGTGTGAACCTGCAAGTTacgtatttttgtttttatgttaatatagtTTATTATGAGTATTATTTTATGGTCGGTTGTTTGTTTCAAAGGCCGGTTTTATGTTAATAGAGTCTCTCTTACCTATTCTATTtgatttcttcttccttcttccgTTCGCTCACTCAGATCTCTCTATCATCTTAAATAATATATCTTTCctctaatattatttattcaaagtttcaaaccaTTACAAAAGAACAGAAAGCCCACACGAAGTCTTATTTATTTCTCATAATTTTCACAATATTATCATCACACGGAAACAAATAGAAACCCAGTAGATTCttcttttttgagaatttttaaaaatgtattatcaACAGAAACAGAGTCCCATGACTAGCTCTGCCGTTTTCTTCATCATTATCTCCACCGTCTGCTTTTCCTCCGGAGGCGTCTCTGCTTTGGGAGTAAACTGGGGAACAATGTCGAGTCATCAGCTGCCACCAAAGACGGTGGTGCGTATGCTTACAGACAACAACATAAAGAAAGTTAAGCTGTTTGATGCCGACACAGACACGATGGGAGCTCTCGCCGGCTCAGGCGTCGAAGTAATGGTGGCCATCCCAAATGATCTGCTCCAAGCCATGGGAACCTATCAAAGAGCTAAAGATTGGGTCCAACGAAACGTCTCTAGGTTCAACTTCAACGACGGCGTTAAGATCAAGTAAGTTTtgttcatttaaaatttttactattacgtagttttaaagtttaaagtttGACCAAAAAAGTAAAATGATGAAAAAGAGATGAAATGTTGACAACAATAATGGATTAGACAAACTGAGATGAGCTCCAATCCTTTACACGTTGGTTTTGAGTggataatccaaaaaaaatattattctctTCTACTTATCTGTAAAATGCCATTATTGGTTGATTATTTATTAGTGAATTATTTGAaatgttttctattatattaGTTGCTAACCTGTTATGTAGTTGGTTGAGCACTACATCATTCATTTATCTATTTATGTATTGTTTAATAGATCTATTTAAAGAACATAATACAATATGCATGCTTATGCAAGTGAATTATTTGAGTTTGGTTTATGCATACATGAACCGATCATGTGTGTATATCCCTATTTCCCCCTTTTATCCAAATATGCATGGACCGTCATGGTCTCATGTGTGTAATGTATTTATTGCACATGATCAAAACTTTTTCTGGAACTCTTTTTAATCCCTCTTTATTGCAAAAGATGCAGAAACAGGATACCATGTAAAAGATCACATGTACATTTCATCGTACCAACGTCAAAAAGGGCACATACGGCATaccataataattatttatacttAACACAAAATATCATGAATCAATGAAATAGGACTTAAAAAGCATTGTCATGGTAATTAACAAATTAGCAACCATATTTACGTTATAAAACTATTACTTTTTCTTCAATGTATGTTTTAGTTTGTAAGCTGAGAAATACTTGATGCATAATTTTGTTTGTGTGCAAAATTACGTATACGTACGCATAGTTACATTACATGTGTGGAAcgaaaaacttttaaaagttcTATAAATAATActactttttaattttgtatatttttcattttttctaaatGCAGATATGTTGCGGTAGGGAACGAGCCATTCTTGACATCATACAACGGATCATTCATAAACCTAACGTATCCAGCACTCGTCAACATCCAAACCGCTTTAAACGAAGCCGGAATCGGAGATTACATCAAAGCCACCGTTCCCTTAAACGCCGACGTTTACAACTCTCCCCCGGACAACCAAGTCCCATCCGCCGGAAGATTCCGTTCCGACATCCTCCAAGAAATGACAGACATCGTCAACTTCCTCGCACAGAACAAAGCTCCTTTCACCGTCAACATCTACCCTTTCTTGAGTCTTTACCTGAGCAGCGACTTCCCTTTCGAGTACGCCTTCTTCGACGGTCAAAACACCGTTAACGATAACGGCGTCATCTACACGAACGTCTTCGACGCTAGTTTCGACACTCTTTTAGCGTCTTTGAACGCGTTGAATCACGGCGATATGGAGGTGATCGTTGGAGAAGTTGGTTGGCCTACGGATGGAGACAAGAACGCAAACGTTGCAAACGCGGAACGGTTTTATTCCGGTTTGCTTCCCCGGTTAGCTAACAATATTGGTACTCCTATGCGTAAAGGTTATATCGAGGTTTATCTTTTCGGATTTATCGATGAAGATGCTAAGAGCGTTGCACCGGGTAACTTCGAACGTCACTGGGGGATATTCAAGTTCGATGGACAACCTAAATTCCCGGTTGATTTACAAggacaaggtcagaagaagtTCTTGACCGGAGCTCAAAACGTTCAGTACTTGCTAAACCAGTGGTGCATGTTTAATCCCAACGGTCGTGGCAATATCAGTAAGCTTGGTGATAACATAGACTACGCGTGTTCGCTCTCGGATTGTACTGCTTTGGGTTATGGATCTTCTTGTGGTAATCTTGATGCTAATGGTAACGCTTCTTACGCGTTTAATATGTATTTCCAAGTGCAAAACCAAGAAGCTCAAGCGTGTGATTTCGAAGGGCTTGCAACGATTACTACGCAGAATATTTCTCAAGGACAATGCGTTTTTCCTATACAGATTGGAAAGCCATCGTCTGGACATTATGATTATAGCTATAGTTCCATTGTTAGGTTTGGCTTGGTGATGAGTGGCTTGATGTTTCTTCTTATGACATAATGagatttacatgtttttattttgttgtataTGACTGATTCTTTGTTCGTCAAtcatttgatattttgttcCATTGGATAAAATACAAAATGTGTTACAAAATAAaggataaaatacaaataatacacTGTTTTTTGTTTGACTTCTGGCTAAAAAACATCCTTTGACATTCATTAGTCTTTTTTTAATCAAGGATAGAGAGTTAACCTTGCATGATTAGCTACAATAAGATCCTTTTCCATGAGTTGACCAAATAAAGTCCTCTCCATTTCATTCTGCAAGTTGCATTTTGGAAACCATTGTGTGATCTTTTGTCCACTCCTTAATGGCTTCAACCTCTCTAAATAAATACATTCTAGATAGAGTCCTCTTCACACTTTTTGGTACAATGCTATTTATGGCCTATAGTAATTTCAGGTTACGTCAATATTATTCAATAGCAGATCATTCTGCTTTCGATTTAACCACTTCATCATTCCATCTCAACTGCACGTACGATGTTTTTCCAAGCTTCCACGGTGCAGATGTTCGAAGAGGCTTCCTCAGCCATGTTTTAAAAGAGTTCAAGAGAGAAGCAATCGACACATTTGTTGATAATAACATCGAGAGAGGGAAATCAATTGGTCCTAGATTCATAAAATCTATCAGAGGATCGAAAATCGCTATTGTCCTGCTCTCGAGAAACTATGCTTCCTCGACATGGTGTCTGAACGAATTGGCGGAGATCATGAGTTGTAGGAAAGAGTTGGGTCTAATAGTGATGGTTATCTTCTATGAAGTTGATCCATCTGACGTTAAAAAGTTGACCGGACATTTTGGTAAGGTCTTTAGGAAAACTTGTGCTGGAAAAATTAAGGATGACATAGTGAGATGGAGACAAGCATTGGCTAAAGTGGCAACAATAGCTGGTTATCATTCAACAAACTggttagttatttttatttatcactTCTTTATATAATCGAATTCTTGATAATGTTGACACTTGTGGTAAGTCCAATATTTATGCCATGATTGGTTTCTCTCatgtttttgatgaaatgtcaTATGAACTTGCAACGAGTGTAGCCATTTTATTGCTTTTTAGGGAGAATGAAGCGGCCATGATCGAACAAATAGCCAATGATATATCACATAAGCTGAATAAATTCACTGGTCCATCAAGTGAAACTCCATGAGATGAGAGATCATATGGACATTGCTGAAATAACAAGGATTCTTCCCAAATGTAGTTACAATGGctacattgatttttttttctttaatatttatttgtcaAGGATAATGTGATTTTCCTAGTCAGATTAGAAACCATCTCCAGAGTACTATGAATACGATTATGTTTAATTGTTTGGTCGGGTCCTTTGTTTCTCATGGTACAACTTCCATCAATCATTTGAGAGGgtaattattttatgaaaatactaACCTTTCTTTCTTTACAAGATAGAGCCACCATTAGCAATAATGACTTGTCCGTTAATCCATTCCCCAGCGTCACTGGCTAAGAATCCAACAATATTAGCAATGTCTTTGGTCTCACCAAGCCTACCAAATAGGTTCTGTGCCTTCACTTTCTCTACCATCTCATTGCTCAATCCTGCAAAAAACATCTCTGTGGCGACCGGTCCTGGAGAAACACAGTTCACTGTGATTTGTGTTCCTTTAAGCTCTTTTGCAAGAATCTTGGCCATGGCTTCTATGGCTGCCTTTGAAGCCGTGTATGAGCCAAAATATGGTTTCAGGGATTGAACAAGGGAAGATGAGAGGAGGATGATCCGGCCACCTCCTCCACGTTGTACCCTGTTGGCTGCTTCTCTAGCGCACAAAAACGCTCCTCTTGTGTTCACActatcatcaaaaacaaaacatacaaCAGATACAAATCATCCGATTTTAAATTAGTAACTACGTTATAAAAGTGTGaagtaataaaattaaacaaatgtaACTTCTCTAACTATTGACCTAATtggttataaaaaataatataaaactatagtTGACCTGAAAATGCGATCAAAGAGTTCTTCTGATGTGTCTGAAATACTCGAGTGATTGGGATCAGCAATACCGGCAGAGTTAACCAGGATATGAACCGGAGATCCGAAGGCTCGTTCCGCCTCATCAAAAAGCAACTTCACCTGATTAGCCTGCGAGATATCGGCCTTGACAACGATAACACGTGAACGTTTTCCGGTTAATTCTTCTGCTACGTCATTATTTGGACAGTTCGTGGTAATAGCCTCCGCAACCTTGTCGGCCTCAACAGAGTTAGTGGAGTAATTAATGACGATCCTAGCTCCAAGCTCCGCAAGGTGGATGGCTATACCACGGCCTATTCCTCGGGACGATCCCGTGACTATAGCGACTCGACCAGCGAGGCAAAGAGCCGGTGAAGAAACTGATGATGATGCAGCCATGCCGATAATGTATTTACTCCCTAGTTATTTTTGATAATACTTTtgaaagtttaataatttatttaaccTTATCTGTATGTCCTGAAATTGAGTGTTGCGATTTGTTGAGATTGTCAATTCGTATGCACGTTGCTTTAAGAGTTTTCTAGTATTGATTTTTGCTAGTTGTCGTTTTATGTTCTGTCTCCACGTAGATAGAGCTATCTAAGAACATGCATGTTTCACATTCGAAACTGTTGACTAAGAGCCAAGAGGATTATTACATCCAACGACCAAACCTTATAGTAAACAAGCAATATGGGtggagatgtttttttttttgaaaaaaaaaaaaaaaaaaaaagattacgttttatcaattttttatttagtgaTTCCGCAAAATCCACTGACAATTAgcagtattattttatttaaactcgtgattaaactaaaccaaaattcAAAACACTCAAAAAAAGTGAAGTAATAATGCGTTCAACACGTGTCAAGTGAACAATCTTATCTCTAGATTTTGACAGTACCATACTGTCCTCCACCAATAGAGACCCTCCGTTGTCCACGTGGACCCCACAAAACCATATTCctccaattattatttttatctattaaaagaaaatgaaaaattaaagtCACCGAGGAAGTGCACGCCGGAGAAACTGAGCTAGCTGAGCCGGAGCACTGAGATGCGGCAAATGACCTTCAGTCTTCAGCGTCTCCACCGTCGTATCCCCACCGAGATGAGCACGGAGATACTCCGCCACCGAAGCCGGAACAGAAACATCCTTCGCCGTCTGAATCACACAAGAAGGCACTCTCACTAACCCAAGAACGCCTCTGAGATCACTATTGAACACCGTCCTGGAGACGAACAGAGAGATGTCCGGACGCATGTTGAACAGCGTCCGGCTAAACTCTCTAACCGCCTCGGGCACATCGGCTCCAACCGCCAACGGCGCGTATCCCTGAACCCAGGCCTCGTAGTTAGCCTCCATGGCCGAGAAAACCTTCTCGATCTCCCCTTCCTCGAACCCGCCGTGGTAGTCCTCGTCGTTGAGGAACCTCGGCGAGGCTCCGATGAGGATGAGCTTCGTGAAAAGCTCCGGGCGGCGGATGGAGGCGATGATTCCGATCATGGCGGAGACGGAGTGGCCCACGTAGGCGCAGGTTTGGATGCCGAGGGAGTCGATGATGCTGAGGAGGTCGTCCACGTAGGGGTCGAGggtcgtgtagcggttgaagtCGAAGTAGTCGGGGTTGACGCTGCCGGCGCAGACGAGGTCGTAGAGGACGACTCTGTAGGTTTGGGTGAAGTAAGGGAGGATTAGGTGCCAGGCGGATTGGTCTGTGCCGAACCCGTGGGCTAGGACTAGGATCCGATCGCCCGTGCCCACGACCCGGACGTTAAGAGCTTCGAGGATGTTGTGTTGActcatttttctttgtttgaatGGTTGAGAAGGAAAGTAAGAGAGGTACTgtttatataaaagttttagtTGGGCTGGTGTGTGTGATGAATATGttgttatctttctttttttcttttccactGCATTTAATATCATTTATGCTTTTTGAACAAAACTTCTGGACACAGAGTTTGCGTTGATTATTCTTCTTGCtttgatgtttttaaaaaattatataagatgCTTTATTGTTATTAGACTTTTAGGTGTTGTACTTTAGATATTCTCAGCCACGTTATATTCTGTAATTTGTGTTTTCATCAACCAATGTCTATCCATGGATTTTTTCTTTGGATGGTGATGACTGATGACAAGAATAATATAGAGCATCCAACTGTTTGTTTAAACTTTCATTaagataatgataataatattGAAGACATGAGTAGATAAATTGGATATAATTTAGgtttttattccatttttttgtaaaatgattACACTTGAAAAAGTATTAGAAATATATTCCAACCAAGTTAGACTTCATTCACCTCATAGATTATGTAAGTCATAATTGTCTGCAAATTACAAATCATGTTTTTGGCAATGTGGTTAACTTTAAAGTTGTTTGAGATTCAATTCGTCAAAAGACTCTGATTAGCTCTCTGTTTTGAGGTAAAGGCTTGACTGAGATAAGTGGCTTTTAGGCTTGACTGAGATAAGTGGCTTTTAGGCTTGACTGAGATAAGTGGCTTTTATGTTTAACTAATAAACATGATGAATCTTAGAACTAACCACTTGTGCGTGTGTTCTCATACAGAGGGGAGACTGATGGAGATTATAAAAGTTATAACATGATTGTTTAGTGGAGCTCGTGAGAGATTATTAAACCCCAACATAGATGATTAATGATTACTAGTTAGTGGTTGATACTTGCTTATAAAAGAGCTTATGTGGCACAATAACTACTTATGGTTGATTTTTTCTTCTAAGTTTTTCAGCTTTGTAATCTAGTTTTAACGATCTCTCTTAGCTTCAGATTTTATTTCTCTATGCACCTCAGATGAAAACTTAAGCAAGACAGGGCAAAGAGTTTGCGTTGATTATTCCTCCtactttgatatttttaaaaaattatataagatgGTTTATTGTTATTAGACTTTTAGGTGTTGTACTTTAGATATTCCCAACCATGTTAGATTCTGTGATTTGTGTTTCATCAAGCAATGTCaatccatatattttttttttgtttggatgGTAATGACATGAATAATATAGAGCATTAAACTGTTTTACTAACTTTTGTTGAAATAACAATAAGATTGAAAtgactaaataaataatatacattGGATAATTTGGGTCATTTCTGTTTTGGAAAATGAATTACACGTTAAAGggtattgaaaatatataccaaCCAAGTTAGACTCAAATCACATCATAGCTTATGTAAGTCATAGTTGTGGCAAATTATAATTCATGTTGTTATTTTGCATTGTGGTTagcttcaaaaaaatattagaaattcAATTCATCAAAGACTGTGATAAGCTCTCTCTTTTGAGTTAAAGACTTGTCTAAGATGAGTGTTTTAATGTACAACTAAtgaacatgaagaaggtagaaCTAACCACTTGTGCGTGCGCAATCTTATACCAAAGAAAGACTgattgaaattattataaattatataacataatagGTTAGTGGAAATTGTgagaaattattaaaatatggaTGATTAATGATTATTAGTTAGTGAATGATACTTGTTAATAAAAGAGCCAAGTAATTAAGTGGCACAACTATTACATTTGGTTGTTCTCTTATTTGTTATCCATATGTAAACGAGACGGATCCATGTGGAAAGAAAGACAGTCAGCTGACACACTTTAAAAGACTTAGCTCTCATGGTTTATTCACTTAATTAAcatccatttttatttttttttatttggattttaaatttcatttaatttatgtCCGATGTTTAAAATAATCATAGATTCGCAACTgtctctatattttaaattctaaagtTTAACCACAATTCTTCATCTCAATTTCGActtcatatagtttttttatttcaaactctctcaaatcattattttgattttggacTCTTTCACTCTCGTCGTTTTCCTCAATTTGACATCTCTTTTAGCTTCATTTTTGCCTTTTTAATTAATCTATGAATCTAAAGTgaaaatctaaacaaaaaagTACACAAATTCAAGCAAAATGTAGATTACAAAAAAGTACTTGAAAAAATCCCTTGTAGCTGCTTCTGTGGCTATGTTTCCCTCTTATTCCGATATCAGAGGAAAATCTATCTATTCCCAAAAACTGGGTGAAGTGAACACTGGGTATCACACAATGTTGTTGGTGGGTCACGACATTGACAAATTTGGACGCTACTTTTGGGAGTTCCAGGGGGGGGGGGATATGAGATATATCAGAGTTGCCAAAGGATGTGGGCTTGTAAGGGAGTTTGTGGAGTTCAAGTTTCGTCTCCCTATAAGCCAACCATAAGAAGCAGTCTAGTAAGCTGAAATCTAGAAGAAAGTCTGTTTTTGGTATTCGAACCTCTTCGTCTTTCTTCGTATTGAACATGtcattatattttgtttccacTGAACATTTTGCCAACCCGATGTagattaaaatcaaaatcaaatggCTTTCCCTTTTTAGTTTCTTGAGTCAAACAAGCTATTGTACCAGAGACAAGTGAACGAAGCCAAATGGTTTTAGTCTTACAACATGATTACTCAACTCATACAAAATGAAGCTAACTAcaataaaaactctataaattaataatagtgAGACTAGgagaatttattaatttatagaattattaattttaaaaaatgtatttttagacTTTatctttaaacaaaaaaattttagtgtagaaaatgaaaagaatatttatttcatgatattatatattggttAGAGttaacaaatttgaattttaactATGTTTATTAGAGTATTAATATAGTGTATGCATGAtgaatacatattatataataaaaatgcaCTTTATATCTAattcaataaaactaaaattaaaactagagatggaatttatttttaagaaaaatataaagaaaaaaattgtatatgtttatataaaatttatatgtatggtaattattaatttatgattttaacgGGACTATATATTTGTCTATgagttttctaaattttattatcttattattttatcgaataGTGTCATATTTCACACTGGACCCAACTTGAGACcagataaatttattaatttatagagtttattaatttatcgagtagtaatttatagaattattaAACTAAAAGTTACAAGACTATAATTCAACTTTAATAGTTACAAGTTTAaagttttttcatttattttactttCCCATTTCTtttttgccaacaagttttaattttttaccaatttttTGCTTGGGAAATTATTTATCTTAGTCAAAATCTTATTGCCTAATTAAACCAGACAATGTATTTGGACCAAAAATTAGGGAATGAACTAAGGAAATATAAATCATTTGATTGTAATAATTTATGAAATTAATGCAAATTGACCAACATTTCCATAGAAGTATTGAAAATTCATCTGGACAATACCCCCATAAAGTAGGAAATCCAATTAAAACGTGattttattagaataaatattttctaaaaaagatCATTGTGAAAACATACTTTTTAGAAAATAACTCTAAGAACCCACAACCTTACAGGACTACACAAAAACCACCTAAAACAAACGGTTAACTTTATCAATCCCCATAATCTTTACATTTGGGTTAAAATCTCCAAAGTAACAcactttttaaattaattagtttCAACTGTTTGATAAACTTCCAGTATCAATTAAAATCATTCAATTAACCTACTAATAACCACctattcatttaaataaatcaaaataacataCCATTTTTAAGTAATTGACGATTTGACGTTAATGAAATTTAAACCAATCGCATAGGATTAGaatgataatttgaaaatattggcACCATTTAagtaaaaaacagaaaaataaaggGGTAAATTTGGTTAAGACCCAAAAATTACGGAGAGTTACCATAAACCCGCCCATCTCACCAAACTCTCAACgttcaaaaaaaagttgaatCCTTTTTCTTCGCGTCGCATCGTAAAGAActaagaagagaagaaagagcctTCTCTCTTGTGGAATCTAAAGACTCTCAAGTTCCTCGGTTTCAATCAGTCACTGGTACGCTTCGTTCTTCGTTACTCCTCAACTTTTACTTTTGCAGCAATACGAAACTCTGTTCATACCATTTCTTGTCGATTAGCGTTACTGATTCTCTTCTTCTATTCGTTTATACACGTTTCTGATTCGAACCCAGAAGATCCTTTTCGTGAATTAATCGCTACGAATCGATACCATTTCCTTTCGATGATTTTCATGTTCGAAGATCAAGATGTTTATTATAGTATAAAGATTGAACCTTTACGACATTTAAGTAATGGGTTTACTCGAAAATTAGCGGGAAttcaaaatttatcaattgaatgaTACTTTCCGCTCGGTTTACAAAAGAAAGtcgataacttttttttttttgggaattgaGTATTAGTTTTTGGTATAATCCTCAAATGGAGATTTTGTTTACTTTATAAGGATATATGGTTTAGAATAATTGAATATGATTATTTTGGTAATGTTAGTTTATATTGAAATGATTGTATATCTCTAAGTTGTGTATACAGTTCTTGTCACATAAGATGGCTTGTTGTTAACTTCGTTGTGGCTTTTGTTTTCAGGAGGAATAAGAAATGGGGAGAAACCTCGGTTCAGCGTTTAGACAAGAGTTGGCTAACCTCGACAAAGATCCAGACACTAACAAGACTGCAATGAGCAACTTGAGAACCATTGTGaaagacttgaacccaaaaGTGATACATGTTTTTGTTGCTAAAGTCTCTGAAACCAAAGAGATTGGTTCTGAGTCCGGTGGCTACACTGTTTCTCTCTTTGAAGACCTTGCTCGTGCTCACGGAGTTAAACTCGCTCCACACGTGGACACCATCATGCCGGTTATCATAAGAACGTTAAGCTCCTGCGAGGGGTCCTTAGGTGTTCAACAGGCTTGCTCAAAGGCGGTGGCTGCTATAGCTAGATATGGGATTGATCCTGCAACACCGGAAGATAAGAAGAGGAACGTGATTCATTCTCTTTGCAAGCCTCTCTCTGAGTCTCTTTTGGATACGCAGCATCAGCAGCATCTCGCTTTGGGGTCTGCTCTCTGCTTGAAGTCGCTTGTGGATTGTGATAGCTGGCGGTTTGCGTCTAGTGAAGTAGTTAACAGTGTTTGCCAAAGCTTGGCTGTTGCTCTTGAAGCCACTTCTAGTGAGGCCAAGTCTCATATGGCGCTTGTCATAGCGCTTGCTAAGCACAATCCTTTTATTGTCGAGGCGTATGCTAGGCTCTTGGTGAAGTCTGGTCTGAGGATTCTGGAGTTAGGTGTTGTTGAGGGGGATTCTCAGAAACGGCTTTTGGCTGTGCAGATGCTTAACTTTCTGATGAAGTATCTGAATCCAAAGAGTATTTGCTCTGAGCTAGAGCTTATATTCAAAGAGATGGAGAAACATCTGAAAGATGAGATGTATTTTGTTAGAGTGGCGGCTTATGAGACCATGAGTACAGCAGAGAGATTGATAGGAGAGTCAGCAGAACCAATGTTCAATGCAGAATCAATCAAGTCTACACCAGGCTTGAGAGCACATAGTGGGAGTTATGTTAAtgaacaagaagaggaagatgttTTGTTTAACGGTATAGCCAGTGGAAGAACTGGTGTCTCAGGCTCTCCTTTGGTGTATTATGCTGACTATAACCGAGAGACCGGTTCTGTGCTCCAGAGTCCAAGAGATGGAAGCCAAGTAAGAAATGTCTAATGCTATCTCTCTTGTGTGTTCATTCTTAAAGAAGTTTTATTAATCTGCTGCTTTGGTTTTTAGATTCAGTTTCGTGGCGTTGAAGATTATGACATGGAGTCAGTTATGTTCCATCAGAGGAACAGAAGCTCTGAGTTTAATGAGTCTGTGTGCTCTTGGACCAACCGCTCAAGAAGCTCAAGAGGAAAGCCAAAGAAGAGACAATCATCAGGAGACGTCTGTTCACAGCATCACAGGCACGGTTTCGCACAAGATCCATTCACTGAGCTAGTGGAGAACAGACAACGGTACACTGAAAGCTATTCGTCATCATCAATATATGATACATCTGGTAGTACTACTAATACTCCAACTGAATATATCTGTGAGAAACCGAAGTCAGATTTGGATTCTGAGGCCAAAGTTATGACAGGAGAGACTGAAACAGTCTCGAGAAAGGGAAGGGGCAAGCGTGTGTTGAGATGGGGATTGAGTTTCTTCTCTGTTGTAGTTGCAGGGTTTGCTATGTGGGTGCATCTGAATGATGATATGACGATGCCTCCTCACCTTGTTCCTACCTGAAGTCTAAGGGATGAACATAAAAAGCAGCTTAGAACTTAGAGCTTAGGTTCAATTTGTACGTTCTCTTGTGTTCTTTTGTTAACTGTGTGGAGGATCGATCTTGTTCAAATACtcgtttgtttttttctaatcAAAAGTTTGTCACATTTCTTCTAAAATCTGATACAATTGAGTCACTGACTAATATAAA
This region of Brassica napus cultivar Da-Ae chromosome C5, Da-Ae, whole genome shotgun sequence genomic DNA includes:
- the LOC125587891 gene encoding NADPH-dependent aldehyde reductase 2, chloroplastic-like, whose amino-acid sequence is MAASSSVSSPALCLAGRVAIVTGSSRGIGRGIAIHLAELGARIVINYSTNSVEADKVAEAITTNCPNNDVAEELTGKRSRVIVVKADISQANQVKLLFDEAERAFGSPVHILVNSAGIADPNHSSISDTSEELFDRIFSVNTRGAFLCAREAANRVQRGGGGRIILLSSSLVQSLKPYFGSYTASKAAIEAMAKILAKELKGTQITVNCVSPGPVATEMFFAGLSNEMVEKVKAQNLFGRLGETKDIANIVGFLASDAGEWINGQVIIANGGSIL
- the LOC106435362 gene encoding glucan endo-1,3-beta-glucosidase 8, whose amino-acid sequence is MYYQQKQSPMTSSAVFFIIISTVCFSSGGVSALGVNWGTMSSHQLPPKTVVRMLTDNNIKKVKLFDADTDTMGALAGSGVEVMVAIPNDLLQAMGTYQRAKDWVQRNVSRFNFNDGVKIKYVAVGNEPFLTSYNGSFINLTYPALVNIQTALNEAGIGDYIKATVPLNADVYNSPPDNQVPSAGRFRSDILQEMTDIVNFLAQNKAPFTVNIYPFLSLYLSSDFPFEYAFFDGQNTVNDNGVIYTNVFDASFDTLLASLNALNHGDMEVIVGEVGWPTDGDKNANVANAERFYSGLLPRLANNIGTPMRKGYIEVYLFGFIDEDAKSVAPGNFERHWGIFKFDGQPKFPVDLQGQGQKKFLTGAQNVQYLLNQWCMFNPNGRGNISKLGDNIDYACSLSDCTALGYGSSCGNLDANGNASYAFNMYFQVQNQEAQACDFEGLATITTQNISQGQCVFPIQIGKPSSGHYDYSYSSIVRFGLVMSGLMFLLMT
- the BNAA05G37300D gene encoding protein SINE2 is translated as MGRNLGSAFRQELANLDKDPDTNKTAMSNLRTIVKDLNPKVIHVFVAKVSETKEIGSESGGYTVSLFEDLARAHGVKLAPHVDTIMPVIIRTLSSCEGSLGVQQACSKAVAAIARYGIDPATPEDKKRNVIHSLCKPLSESLLDTQHQQHLALGSALCLKSLVDCDSWRFASSEVVNSVCQSLAVALEATSSEAKSHMALVIALAKHNPFIVEAYARLLVKSGLRILELGVVEGDSQKRLLAVQMLNFLMKYLNPKSICSELELIFKEMEKHLKDEMYFVRVAAYETMSTAERLIGESAEPMFNAESIKSTPGLRAHSGSYVNEQEEEDVLFNGIASGRTGVSGSPLVYYADYNRETGSVLQSPRDGSQIQFRGVEDYDMESVMFHQRNRSSEFNESVCSWTNRSRSSRGKPKKRQSSGDVCSQHHRHGFAQDPFTELVENRQRYTESYSSSSIYDTSGSTTNTPTEYICEKPKSDLDSEAKVMTGETETVSRKGRGKRVLRWGLSFFSVVVAGFAMWVHLNDDMTMPPHLVPT
- the LOC125587890 gene encoding strigolactone esterase D14-like — encoded protein: MILNAVEKKKRKITTYSSHTPAQLKLLYKQYLSYFPSQPFKQRKMSQHNILEALNVRVVGTGDRILVLAHGFGTDQSAWHLILPYFTQTYRVVLYDLVCAGSVNPDYFDFNRYTTLDPYVDDLLSIIDSLGIQTCAYVGHSVSAMIGIIASIRRPELFTKLILIGASPRFLNDEDYHGGFEEGEIEKVFSAMEANYEAWVQGYAPLAVGADVPEAVREFSRTLFNMRPDISLFVSRTVFNSDLRGVLGLVRVPSCVIQTAKDVSVPASVAEYLRAHLGGDTTVETLKTEGHLPHLSAPAQLAQFLRRALPR
- the LOC125587365 gene encoding probable disease resistance protein RPP1, encoding MAYSNFRLRQYYSIADHSAFDLTTSSFHLNCTYDVFPSFHGADVRRGFLSHVLKEFKREAIDTFVDNNIERGKSIGPRFIKSIRGSKIAIVLLSRNYASSTWCLNELAEIMSCRKELGLIVMVIFYEVDPSDVKKLTGHFGKVFRKTCAGKIKDDIVRWRQALAKVATIAGYHSTNWENEAAMIEQIANDISHKLNKFTGPSSETP